AGGCGGAACTGACTACCGATGATGTCGGCGATCCGTTGATCAAATCTCGCATGGATGGCTGGAATGTCTCGGTGCTGTTCTATGATTGCACCAACAATGCCAATTGCAAGTCGCTGCAATTTTTCACTATCTTTGATCGACCGCAGCCGATGCCGGCTGAAATGGCTATAGCCTGGTCAACCCGCAACCGCTTTGGGGCGGTTGGGCTTGATAATGAAGGCGATCCATCACTGACTTGGGACGTGTTGACCGGAGAAGCCGGGATACCGCAATCGGTGTTTATTGACGCGCTGAACAGCTATGACACAACAATTGCACGGTTCAGCAATTACGTTTTTGAGTGATATGGTTAGGTTGAGGCCTGACCAAGCGCACATTTAATTGTCATTGCGAGGAGCGAAGCGACGCGGCAATCCAGAGCAGCATGAGACGCTCTGGATTGGTTGACCTTCGGTCGCCTTCGGCCCGCTACGCTCGCAATGACGAGTGTTATTGGCTTATTCTGACGACTCAGTTGACCGTTCGGCAATCTCTTCGTTGCTGACCGCGTCTTCCGCTTCATCTTCGCTCTCATCTTTACGCTTTTGCGAGGCGACAATGCCGACCGTTGCAGCGGTTGCCGCAATGCCGCCGATAATCGCGGCGGCTTTGCCCGGATGGCGCTTGGCGGCATCTACTGTTGCACGCGAGGCATCACCGGCCGCCTGAGCCGCCTTCTTGCCCGCATCGCTCGCCATATGCGCGGCGGCGGTCGCGCCTTTGCTCAGTTGCTCTCCCGCCTTTTGCGCGGTTTCGCGGGCGGTTTCTTTCATTGCCGGAAGATTCTCGACAAATTTGTCCTTGGCGTCGAGCGCCTGTTCCATCGCCTTTTCAGACAGAACCTTAGCCTGTTCCTTGGCGGTTTCTGCGGCGCTGCTGGCTTTTTCGGCCAACACCTTGCCGGTCTCGCTGGCTTTTTGGCCCAGCACTTCAGATGCGGCCTTGGCGGCTTCGCCTGCCTTGGCTTTCAAGTCGTCGGTGGATGCTGTTTCGGTTTCGGGTTTCTTCGCCATGATTCCTCCTCTTTGGCGCATGCATAGGCTATGCCCATGAACATAGGCTTGCGCGCCTGTAGTGCCACCCATTGTCTCACAGGCTTACAAGGTTTTGCGTTTAGCCCTCCAACGCTTGTAGCAGATCGGCGACAAGATCGGCAGGATTTTCCAGTCCGACCGAGAGGCGTAACAAACCGAGCGGCGAAGTAACATGCGGCTCCTCGACCGAAGCGCGATGTTCGATCAGGCTTTCGACCCCGCCCAGGCTGGTGGCGTTGGTGAAAAGTCTGACCTTGCTGGCCATGGCAATCGCTGCATCGCGCCCATCAGCCAGTTCGATGGAGACCATCCCGCCAAAGTCGTGCATCTGGCTGGCGGCGATGCTGTGTCCCGGATGGTCAGCAAGGCCGGGATAATGGACGTTAGATAGGCGCGGATGCCCTTCCAGCGCTTTGGCAACCGCATGGGCATGGGCGCAGTGCGTAGCGACACGACAATGCAGCGTCTGCAATCCGCGAGCGGCGAGCCAGGCGTTAAATGGCGAAAGCACCGCGCCCGAGAGCGAGCGACCGAGCGACAGTTCCTCTTGCAAAGCATCATTGGCTGCAATCAGTGCGCCACCCATAACATCACTATGACCGCCAATATATTTGGTCAGAGAATGGATGACATAATCCGCGCCCAGCGAAATCGGTTGCTGCAGGGCAGGGGTGGCAAAGGTGCCGTCGACAGCGAGTTTTGCACCGACGGCATGCGCCTTATCGGCAATGGCGGCGATATCGAGTATCTCAAGCGTCGGATTAGTCGGGCTTTCGAGCCACACCAAGGCAGGCTTTTGCGCCAGTTCCTTTTCCAGCGCCTCGCCATCATTCAGGTCGATAAATACCGGAACGATCCGGCCTTTGCTTTCCAGCAACCCCGCTAGCGCGCGAAAGCCATGATAGAGGCTGTTATGAAACACCACGCGTGCTCCGACCGGCAGCGTGTCGAGTAATGCCGCACCCGCCGCCATTCCCGAGGCGTAAGCCAGCCCAAAGCTGCCCCTTTCTAATGCGGTTAGTCTCGCTTCCAGATCGGCGACATTGGGATTGCTCGACCGGCTATAGTCAAAGCCGTGCAACGTCTCATAGGCCGGGCCATGCTCAAAGGTGGTGGCCATATGGATAGGCGGCGCCATAGCCCCGTCGCGCCGCACATGCGGCACATGAATGGCCGCGGTTTCGGGTTTCAGGGCTTTGGGATCATCCGCCATGGCTTAGCGGAAAGGCGGTTCGTTAAAGGCGCGCAGCTTGCGGCTGTGTAAACGGTCGCCTTGCTCGCGCAGCAATTCGCAGGTCAGCGTACCGATCTGCATATGCGCCGAAACCGCTTCATTGTAGAAACGATTGGCCTGGCCCGGTAGCTTCAACTCGCCATGCAAAGGCTTGTCCGAGACGCAAAGCATGGTGCCATAAGGGACGCGGAAGCGATAACCCTGCGCTGCAATGGTGGCTGATTCCATATCAATGCCAACCGCACGCGATTGCGAGAAGCGCAGCGCGCTGGCGCTGTAGCGCAGTTCCCAATTGCGATCATCGGTGGTGACCACGGTGCCTGTGCGCATCCGGCGCTTAAGGTCAGCGCCACTCGAGCCGGAGATTGTCTCCGCCGCTTCAGCCAGTGCCTGCTGCACTTCGGCAATGGGTGGGATGGGTATTTCCGGCGGCAGCACCGTATCGAGAATATGGTCATCGCGCAGATAGGCATGCGCGAGCACATAATCGCCAATGCGCTGCGTCGGACGCAGGCCGCCGCAATGGCCGACCATCAGGAACACTTCCGGACGCAGCACCGCGAGATGGTCGGTGATCGTTTTTGCATTGGACGGACCGACACCGATATTGACCAGCGTGATCCCGCTGCCATCGGGCGCCATCAGATGATAGGCGGGCATCTGGATACGCCGCCAGGCGCTGTCGGCGATAAGCTGGGTGTGATCATCGGTCGGCTCATCAATATACAGGCCGCCTGCACCGGAGAGCGCGGTATATCGGCCCTGGCCGACCTGCTTACAGGCCCAGCTCACAAATTCGTCGACATAGCGGTGATAGTTGGTGAACAGGATAAAGCGCTGTGTGTGCTCCGCAGGCGTACCGGTATAGTGCTTCAGCCGTGCCAGCGAGAAATCGGTCCGCAGCCCGTCAAATAGCGAGAGCGGTGCTGCGCCATCTTCGGTGCTGTGGATATTGCCATCGGCAATCTCGTCGCCAATGTCGGCCAGTTCGGTAGTCGGGAAATAGCGCGAAAGTTCCTGTGGCGTGATCTCGCCGAGGTCGAGGCCCTCGATACCGTCCAGCACATAAGGGAAGGGGATTTCCTGATTGCTGGTCGAGACCTCCATCTCGATATCATATTGTTCGGCGAGGATTTGCAGCTGTTCGCGCAGATAATCGGCGAAAATCTCCGGCCGGGTCACGGTTCCGGAATAGATACCCGGCGTCTCCAACCGACCAAAGGAAAGGCTCGGCTTGGCGCTGCGCTCATCGCCGGAATAGCGGATAGTGAGCTTGGGATAGGTAAAGGCACCATTGGTGCGCATTGCCGGGTCGGGCGTGGTTTTGTCTTCGCAATAGGCAAGAATGGCGCTTTGCAGCGCGCCGATGGCCGCGTCATAATGAGCGCGGAGCTGGTCAATAACCGTATCAATATTTTGCATGGGGGCGATGTATCGGGAAATGCCGATTCTGTCATCCGGCAAATGCCCTTTCGTCACCTCGGTTATGGTGTCTGTGCTGCGGCAATCAGGGTTAACCTATCCAAAACGGATATTGTTGCGATGGCGCTGCATAATGTGCCCCAGCTATTCTTTGTCTTTCCATGCAATTGAGGACAGGAAAATGAGGAGCTTCCTTACCGGCGCAGCCACAATATGTGCCATCGCTGTGTTGGCCGCCAATGGTGCCATGGCACAACAACAGGCCCGGTCGGATTCGTTCCAGCAAATGCGTTTCTTTGACGAGACCGCAATTCGCTTGGCGCTGGAGCCTCAAGGGGCGGAGGTAGAGACGCGCAGGACCGAGTCAGGGATGCCCTTCTTCTTCATCACTTTTAACAATATGAAGCTGGTCGCCGTGCCGCAAAGCTGCAATCAGCAGCGGGCCAATTGCGTCGGCCTGGTCATCTCTGCGCGCTATCGCCCACCGCAAAATGTCTCGCCGCAACAATTGCGTGACAGGGTGGATGCCTTCAACCGTAGCTATGACTATGCCAAGGCGGTGATCAGCTCGGAAGGCGTGCCCACAGTTTCGCGCTATGTCATCGCCGATTATGGCACCTCACTCGGCAATTTGCGCAGCGAATTTACCAACACGGCCAATCTGGCGCAGATATTTAACCGACAGGTATTGGGGAACTGACCGCTTTTGGCGCGTGACCAACGTCAGTTATCCATCCACATGCGTGACAGGTTGAACTGCACCGCCTGGATGCGGGTATAGTTTTCATCGCTCATGCCAAGGCCTTCCAGCGCAGCCACTTCATTGAGCTCGTAAAGCAGATTGCGCTTGGCGGTATCCGGGATACGGCTCTGGATAAAGCACAGGCCAACCAGCCGCTCGCCTTCTGTGACTTCCTCTACCTCGTGCAGGGTGGTGGACGGATAGACGACCGCCGAGCCCGCAGCGCCCTTGAAGCGCATCTGTGAGTCCCCCAGCAATATGCGCAGCGCGCCACCTTCATAACTGTCCGGATCATTGAGGAAGATGGTGCAGCTCAGGTCGCTGCGAAACGCTTTGCCTTCAACCATCATCATCGGGCTGTCGGGGTGCAAGCCATAGCGCATGCCGGCATCATATTTTGTGATCAGTGGCTTGGTGATACCTGATGGAAAGGCAAAATTACGGAAATCCTCATGCCGCATCAATGCAGTCTCCAGCATCGACGAGGATTTCTCCCATGCCTTTTCATCGTGCAGATGCAGATTGTTTTTGACCTTGGAATGGGGGTTACTGATCCGTCCATCGACAAAATTAGCCTTGGCTGCCAAGGCCTTGAGTGTCTTGACTTCTCGGCCACTCAGAAGGTCGGGTATCTGCTTGATCATTGGTTTATCCTAACCGGTTCTATATTTCCCATGCCTATGCCAGCCGCTCAAGTGCATTTGCGATAGGCGGATGCTCTTTCGCAGCCGCCTCAAGCCAGGCCGTGCCCTTGGCAATCTCTTCTGCCCAATTGTGCTCGGCCTGTGCGATGACATCGCGGCGCAGCTGGGGCGAATAGCCATGTTCGGGGGCCTTGGAATATTGCTGCATTATCGGACCGTTGAGCGTCTCATGCAGCGCCTGATCCTCAAAATGCAGGTCAAACACCGCCGCGATCTCTTCGAACTTGGCATGAGGCGCATCGAGAAACACATCAAAATCGCACCATAGGCTGTCGCCATCTTCACTATCTGCTCTGCTCAGCGCGACCATTTCACAGGCCCAACTCATCGCCACTTTCTCGCCGGGCGACATCTGCCACAGCGTCCAAGGCGTTGCGTCCAACATGCGGTGCAACCGGTTTAGTCGCGCTGCTGCCAGAGACAGTGTTTCCGCGCGGCCAGCATCCCCGGCAAAAATCGTTGCGAGATAGATATGCGGCTTTGTGGTCAGCAGCAGGGCGGGGCCGGTTGCAGCCATAATCTCCGGCGCAATCTCGGAGACAAAGCTGGAGGCTTTGATGATGGTGTTTTGTTCATCAGGGGCTCTGCCCAACCATAGAAGCAGCTGCTGGAGCCTTTGCTGCCACAGCTTTGGCTCCCAGGGCATATCCGGCGCGGCAACCTTGCCGCCCAGCTCTGCCATAGGTCGCAGAGCAAATGGCTCGCGCAGGGCATGCACCTGATCATGCGTGCCCAGCAGCCGCGACATCAGGGTTGAGCCGACATGGCCGATATGAAAAATGAAGCGTGGCTTGCGCGTCAGTGAAGCGCCTGCCTCGGCCAGTTGCTGCCATTCCAGCCATCCTTGCGGAGTATTGGCCTGCAGCACCCGTTGATCAAGGAAACTTGCCGACGCGATGGCATCCAGTGAAAGCCGTGCGATGTGCACCCGCTCACCGGTGACATCTATGTTAAAGGGGAAAAAGCCGGGATCGCTGAGAAACGTCGTTTGCAGGTCTTGAGACATGCCCGGAGCATTAGGCCGGGAAAGCGTTTGACGCAATCATACAAAAACGGGCCGGAAAATCCGGCCCGTTTTCATACATTTGGTCTTTGCCGAAAGACAGATAGGATCAAGCGGTTGCTTCGCTATCTTCCTCCGCCGGGGCTTCATCGGCTGCTGCTTCAGCGTCTTCGCTTGGTGCTTCCTCTGCGGTTGCTTCTTCAGCTTCCTCGGCATCTTCACCAGCAATCTCGCCAGGCTCCAGTGTGCGGTCGATTTTCTCGACAAAGCCGGTGGCTTCTTCGGTGTCGAACATCTGCGCCATCACGTCGACGCCGTCCTTCTGAAGCTCGGCTTCGTCTTCAGAACGCGCGACATTGACCTGAATCGTCACGGAAACTTCCGGGTGCAGCGCGATGCGGACATCGAACAGGCCGAGCGTCTTGATCGGACGCTCCAGGATGACCATCGACTTGTCGACGTCAGCACCGGTCTTGTTGAGCTCTTCAACAATGTCACGCACGGCGACCGAACCATAGAGCTGGCCGCTATTGGACGAAGCGCGGATCAGGACGATCTGGGTGCCGTCAACATTCTCGCCATGCTTGGCCGCGGCGGTGGCGCGTTCCTTGTTCTCGGCTTCAATACGCTCACGATTGGCCTCGAAAACCTTCTTATTGGTCTCATTGGCGCGCAGCGCTTTCTTGTTCGGCAGCAGGAAGTTACGGGCATAGCCGTCCTTCACGGTGACAACATCACCGATGGTGCCGAGCTTCTCGATCCGTTCGAGCAAAATGATATCCATGTCTCTTGCTCCTTACTTCACGATAAACGGCAACAGGCCGATCTGGCGCGAACGCTTGATCGCCTTGGACAGCTCGCGCTGCTTCTTGGCGGAAACCGCGGTGATGCGGCTGGGGACGATCTTGCCACGCTCGGACATAAAGCCCTGCAGCAAGCGAACGTCTTTATAGTCAATCTTTGGTGCATCCTTGCCGGAAAACGGGCAGGACTTGCGACGACGGAAAAATGGGCGTGCCATGGGTCTTGTCTCCTTCTAGTCCGGCTTATTCGCTGCGATCACGACGGCCGCGGCGATCGCGGTCGTTCTTGCGCATCATCACCGACGGGCCATTTTCATGCTCGTCAACGCGGATGGTCATATAGCGAACCACATCTTCGTTGATCGCGGTCTGGCGCTCCAGCTCGGCGACGACATTGGTCGGCGCGTCAATGTTGAGCAGCACATAATGCGCTTTGCGGTTCTTCTGAATTTTGTAGGCGAGGGTTCTGAGGCCCCAGGTTTCGGTCTTGGTGACCTTGCCTTCATTCTGTTCGACGATGTCCGTCGCGGTCTGGGCGAGTGCATCAACCTGAGCCTGGCTCAAGTCCTGACGCGCCAGAAAAACATGCTCATAAAGTGGCATGGGCGTTTCCTTCATTGTTGCCGATCGCTGACGCAGCACCATGCATACGCCCCTCCGGCTTTCGTAATTCCCGTTTTTTGCGAGAAGCGGGAGCTTAACGGGGTTTTGCCGGTTTGGCAAGGGGGATTAAAGGGGCCGATATCGCAATAGGGCTATGTTTATATTATCGCGACCTAATTGTGCGGAGGTGCGAAATCGGGTCGCTTCGTCGCTCCTAAAGAACGGCTTGTCGTGGCTAACTCTCTGATATACTCTCGCGTTCTATTGAAGAAGCGGAGTGCAATATGAGAGTATGTCTCGCGGCGGTATTGGGCGTAATCTGCATGCTTGCTTTGCTTCCCGTTGGCACCTTTGCACAGATGTCGCAATTGCAGCATGACTGTTCCAATCTGCCCCGTATCCCAGCCAACAGTGTTCGCTCTGCGAGAGACTTGCAGTTCGTTTCTGACATGTTCGGCAACAAGATGGTCGCGCTGCATAACCTTAGACTATTTGGTGAGGACCTTTCAGGGCTGAATCTGGCAAATCTGTGCTTTGAGGGCGGTGACTTCGAAAAAACGGTCTGGTCAAATACGCATGCGAGCAACCTCATCTTTCATGATGCCGACCTGAACCGTAGTCGGTGGAATGGGTTCAAAGGGGAAAACCTGTTCTTTCACGGATCACAGCTTGAGTGGGCAGATTTCTCCCATGGCCAGTTCCGAAGAGCACATTTTAGATACACAACCATTGAGGGATTAGATGCGCGGTATGCTGATCTTTCGTCAGGTAGCTTTGCAGGCAATTGGTTGAGCTCTCTTTCTCACGCGCGGTTTGATCATGCAGATTTATCAGGTTTTCACTTTGAGTGCGGGATGACAGGTGAAGACATCTGCGGCCAGTACAGTGAAAATATATCTTTTAGAGACACAAACCTGACCGGGGCCGTCTTGGATATGGCTTCAATGGCAGACCGCGATTTCGCAAGCGCTAGATTAAACTCAACATCAATGCCTCTATATGTGATCTCGGAAATGCGGCGAGCAGTGGTCGAAGGCCCTATAAACCTCATATCTCCTCCTTGGAGCGCGATTGATCGTCAAGGTGACTTGGCAAGCGTCAATCCAGACCAATTTGACCATCTACGAACCTATCTAAATCCACAATATGTCCACGAGACCGCCCCCTCATTCGACTGCTTGCTGGCCAAAACTGTCGCAGAATACTTTATCTGCAAACCGGATTACTCGGGATTTCCGCAGCTCGCTTATGAGGATGTCGAACTTGCTCGAGCTTATAAAGCCGCCAGTTATCGA
The sequence above is drawn from the Parasphingorhabdus sp. SCSIO 66989 genome and encodes:
- the rplI gene encoding 50S ribosomal protein L9, translated to MDIILLERIEKLGTIGDVVTVKDGYARNFLLPNKKALRANETNKKVFEANRERIEAENKERATAAAKHGENVDGTQIVLIRASSNSGQLYGSVAVRDIVEELNKTGADVDKSMVILERPIKTLGLFDVRIALHPEVSVTIQVNVARSEDEAELQKDGVDVMAQMFDTEEATGFVEKIDRTLEPGEIAGEDAEEAEEATAEEAPSEDAEAAADEAPAEEDSEATA
- a CDS encoding pentapeptide repeat-containing protein, which gives rise to MLALLPVGTFAQMSQLQHDCSNLPRIPANSVRSARDLQFVSDMFGNKMVALHNLRLFGEDLSGLNLANLCFEGGDFEKTVWSNTHASNLIFHDADLNRSRWNGFKGENLFFHGSQLEWADFSHGQFRRAHFRYTTIEGLDARYADLSSGSFAGNWLSSLSHARFDHADLSGFHFECGMTGEDICGQYSENISFRDTNLTGAVLDMASMADRDFASARLNSTSMPLYVISEMRRAVVEGPINLISPPWSAIDRQGDLASVNPDQFDHLRTYLNPQYVHETAPSFDCLLAKTVAEYFICKPDYSGFPQLAYEDVELARAYKAASYRNPAILGTQKAWLKLRDECLILYTHESERLGCFRERYEARTDQLWLSVKGELNLPVGEKMLFVGVAEDFNDSFLERDLFSSLAVMIARNSESYVVLEALPNGRLIARGLTVGGNAHMGSISSPEEGLMYHSESGCYVAQTGHSGGKGQTLYPIIRITGDALTPQPRCEGISKPEHNDWIMTGARASFRRMRQLPLSTQQIDDLLDGQFPG
- a CDS encoding AMP nucleosidase yields the protein MQNIDTVIDQLRAHYDAAIGALQSAILAYCEDKTTPDPAMRTNGAFTYPKLTIRYSGDERSAKPSLSFGRLETPGIYSGTVTRPEIFADYLREQLQILAEQYDIEMEVSTSNQEIPFPYVLDGIEGLDLGEITPQELSRYFPTTELADIGDEIADGNIHSTEDGAAPLSLFDGLRTDFSLARLKHYTGTPAEHTQRFILFTNYHRYVDEFVSWACKQVGQGRYTALSGAGGLYIDEPTDDHTQLIADSAWRRIQMPAYHLMAPDGSGITLVNIGVGPSNAKTITDHLAVLRPEVFLMVGHCGGLRPTQRIGDYVLAHAYLRDDHILDTVLPPEIPIPPIAEVQQALAEAAETISGSSGADLKRRMRTGTVVTTDDRNWELRYSASALRFSQSRAVGIDMESATIAAQGYRFRVPYGTMLCVSDKPLHGELKLPGQANRFYNEAVSAHMQIGTLTCELLREQGDRLHSRKLRAFNEPPFR
- the rpsF gene encoding 30S ribosomal protein S6, yielding MPLYEHVFLARQDLSQAQVDALAQTATDIVEQNEGKVTKTETWGLRTLAYKIQKNRKAHYVLLNIDAPTNVVAELERQTAINEDVVRYMTIRVDEHENGPSVMMRKNDRDRRGRRDRSE
- the rpsR gene encoding 30S ribosomal protein S18, which produces MARPFFRRRKSCPFSGKDAPKIDYKDVRLLQGFMSERGKIVPSRITAVSAKKQRELSKAIKRSRQIGLLPFIVK
- a CDS encoding YbjN domain-containing protein, whose protein sequence is MKTAIKAALLASGLALATSAQAQMVTAANPQSIASAMQEAGYKAELTTDDVGDPLIKSRMDGWNVSVLFYDCTNNANCKSLQFFTIFDRPQPMPAEMAIAWSTRNRFGAVGLDNEGDPSLTWDVLTGEAGIPQSVFIDALNSYDTTIARFSNYVFE
- a CDS encoding trans-sulfuration enzyme family protein, with the protein product MADDPKALKPETAAIHVPHVRRDGAMAPPIHMATTFEHGPAYETLHGFDYSRSSNPNVADLEARLTALERGSFGLAYASGMAAGAALLDTLPVGARVVFHNSLYHGFRALAGLLESKGRIVPVFIDLNDGEALEKELAQKPALVWLESPTNPTLEILDIAAIADKAHAVGAKLAVDGTFATPALQQPISLGADYVIHSLTKYIGGHSDVMGGALIAANDALQEELSLGRSLSGAVLSPFNAWLAARGLQTLHCRVATHCAHAHAVAKALEGHPRLSNVHYPGLADHPGHSIAASQMHDFGGMVSIELADGRDAAIAMASKVRLFTNATSLGGVESLIEHRASVEEPHVTSPLGLLRLSVGLENPADLVADLLQALEG
- a CDS encoding Fe2+-dependent dioxygenase; the protein is MIKQIPDLLSGREVKTLKALAAKANFVDGRISNPHSKVKNNLHLHDEKAWEKSSSMLETALMRHEDFRNFAFPSGITKPLITKYDAGMRYGLHPDSPMMMVEGKAFRSDLSCTIFLNDPDSYEGGALRILLGDSQMRFKGAAGSAVVYPSTTLHEVEEVTEGERLVGLCFIQSRIPDTAKRNLLYELNEVAALEGLGMSDENYTRIQAVQFNLSRMWMDN